Proteins encoded in a region of the Paucibacter sediminis genome:
- a CDS encoding LysR substrate-binding domain-containing protein, protein MSPPRIPPIQCLQAFEALARLRSVSLAAEELSVTPSAISHRIRQLESQLDLKLFARDFTLTEDGKAYLTPVRQGLKSLQQVPGHAAHKPSGVRLRLAVTPTFSRQILLPKLALFRHAYPEVELSMQVSIPLLDVKGEDADLEIRYGMGPYPGLEAVRVLSDELTPVCSPEYLHEFGPFEGFETSAEIGRARLIRSPLDPWSTWFAAHDIQLDEPRAGAQFNDVGLVLDAAAAGFGVALMRMKLGTMWLDSGRLIRLSSHTVASPFHHFLCWKPGAMERWECAAFADWLRRALA, encoded by the coding sequence ATGAGCCCACCGCGCATCCCACCGATCCAATGCCTGCAGGCCTTTGAGGCGCTGGCGCGCCTGCGCAGCGTGAGCCTGGCGGCCGAGGAGCTGAGCGTCACGCCCAGCGCCATCAGCCACCGCATCCGCCAGCTGGAATCGCAGCTCGACCTGAAGCTGTTCGCCCGCGACTTCACCCTCACCGAGGACGGCAAGGCCTATCTCACGCCGGTGCGCCAGGGCTTGAAGTCGCTGCAGCAGGTGCCTGGGCACGCGGCCCACAAGCCCAGCGGCGTGCGCCTGCGCCTGGCCGTCACGCCCACCTTCTCGCGCCAGATCCTGCTGCCCAAGCTGGCGTTGTTCCGCCACGCCTACCCCGAGGTGGAGCTGAGCATGCAGGTCTCGATCCCGCTGCTGGACGTGAAGGGCGAGGACGCTGACCTGGAGATCCGCTACGGCATGGGCCCCTACCCGGGGCTGGAAGCCGTGCGCGTGCTGAGCGACGAGCTCACCCCCGTGTGCAGCCCCGAGTACCTGCACGAGTTCGGGCCCTTCGAAGGCTTCGAGACCAGCGCCGAGATCGGCCGCGCGCGCCTGATACGCAGCCCCCTGGATCCCTGGAGCACCTGGTTCGCCGCGCACGACATCCAGCTCGACGAGCCGCGCGCGGGCGCGCAGTTCAACGACGTCGGCCTGGTACTGGACGCCGCCGCGGCCGGCTTTGGCGTGGCCCTGATGCGCATGAAGCTGGGCACCATGTGGCTGGACAGCGGCCGGCTGATACGCCTGTCCAGCCATACCGTGGCCTCGCCCTTCCACCACTTCCTGTGCTGGAAGCCCGGCGCGATGGAGCGCTGGGAATGCGCCGCCTTTGCCGACTGGCTCAGGCGCGCGCTCGCATAA
- a CDS encoding FIST signal transduction protein, whose product MPAFAHAHATHPDAHMALALAAAQLEAQRSPHGSSSGLRPTLGWIYLTEAYAPQAAALLAELQLRWPGVAWVGASGVGVCAAGVEYFDEPALALMLAELPREQFRVFSGTRPLGAWPAECAQVHADGGSAELQELLAELAGLTQAGYLFGGLASGRRQALQIADGVWQGGLSGVAFGAGVRLISRVSQGCQALGPERRISSCDGNLITGLDEQPALAALLQDLGLPALTAPAELREALPRLRRTLVGLRDAGSTAPHGRAYGPEVLVRHLIGIDPAQRGVAVAEQPRPGQLLSFCERNAEAARRDLMRICTEIRDACETLEAEQAGSGRIAGAVYISCAGRGGPHFGAPSAELQWLRHALGEVPLVGFFAGGEIAHDKLYGYTGVLTVFLQPS is encoded by the coding sequence ATGCCAGCCTTCGCGCATGCCCATGCGACCCACCCCGACGCCCATATGGCGCTGGCACTGGCCGCAGCGCAGCTGGAGGCTCAGCGCAGCCCCCACGGTAGCAGCAGCGGCCTGCGCCCCACGCTGGGCTGGATCTACCTGACCGAAGCCTATGCGCCCCAGGCCGCGGCCCTGCTGGCCGAGCTGCAGCTGCGCTGGCCCGGCGTGGCCTGGGTGGGCGCCAGCGGCGTGGGCGTGTGCGCGGCCGGGGTCGAGTACTTTGACGAGCCGGCGCTGGCCCTGATGCTGGCCGAGCTGCCGCGCGAGCAGTTCCGCGTCTTCTCCGGCACCAGGCCGCTGGGCGCCTGGCCGGCCGAATGCGCGCAGGTGCATGCCGATGGCGGCAGCGCCGAGCTGCAGGAATTGCTGGCCGAACTGGCCGGCCTGACGCAGGCCGGCTATCTGTTCGGTGGCCTGGCCTCGGGGCGCCGCCAGGCGCTGCAGATCGCCGATGGTGTCTGGCAGGGCGGGCTGTCCGGCGTGGCGTTCGGTGCGGGCGTGCGGCTGATCTCGCGCGTCAGCCAGGGTTGCCAGGCGCTCGGGCCCGAACGCCGCATCAGCAGCTGCGACGGCAATCTGATCACCGGCCTGGACGAGCAGCCGGCCCTGGCCGCCCTCCTGCAGGACCTGGGCCTGCCGGCCCTGACCGCACCGGCCGAGTTGCGCGAGGCCTTGCCGCGGCTGCGCCGCACCCTGGTGGGGCTGCGCGACGCCGGCAGCACGGCCCCGCACGGCCGCGCCTACGGGCCGGAGGTGCTGGTGCGGCATCTGATCGGCATCGACCCCGCGCAGCGCGGCGTGGCGGTGGCCGAGCAGCCGCGGCCGGGCCAGCTGCTGAGCTTCTGCGAACGCAACGCCGAGGCCGCCCGGCGCGACCTGATGCGCATCTGCACCGAGATCCGCGACGCCTGCGAAACCCTGGAAGCCGAGCAGGCGGGCAGCGGCCGCATCGCGGGCGCCGTCTACATCAGCTGCGCCGGCCGCGGCGGCCCGCATTTCGGCGCGCCCTCGGCCGAGCTGCAATGGCTGCGCCATGCCCTGGGCGAGGTGCCCCTGGTGGGCTTCTTCGCCGGCGGCGAGATCGCCCATGACAAGCTCTACGGTTATACCGGCGTGCTGACGGTGTTCCTGCAGCCGTCATGA
- a CDS encoding PhaM family polyhydroxyalkanoate granule multifunctional regulatory protein has translation MADNSFTKFVPGFEFLQGLVKNAGAALPGIGQWVAPTINPEELSKRIEELRTVQFWLEQNARMLGATIQALEVQRMTLSTLKSMNVPINELSAALKVPTPDLSSWPGVPPGVAKPKKATAKAAPKAEAEEAAKPAAPVVDPMQWWGALSQQFTQLAANAMKDSATDAAKNLAGAIVKQSFDAAGETLKKAASMPGAVVGSMAETVGKTLATKPAAKSSGARAAPARKRKT, from the coding sequence ATGGCCGACAACAGCTTCACCAAATTCGTTCCCGGTTTCGAGTTCCTGCAAGGGCTGGTGAAGAACGCCGGCGCGGCGCTGCCCGGCATCGGGCAATGGGTGGCCCCCACCATCAATCCCGAGGAGCTGAGCAAGCGCATCGAGGAGCTGCGCACGGTGCAGTTCTGGCTGGAGCAGAACGCCCGCATGCTGGGCGCCACGATCCAGGCCCTGGAGGTGCAGCGCATGACGCTGTCCACCCTCAAGTCCATGAACGTGCCCATCAACGAGCTGAGCGCCGCGCTCAAGGTGCCCACGCCCGATCTGAGCAGCTGGCCCGGCGTGCCGCCCGGCGTGGCCAAGCCCAAGAAGGCCACCGCCAAGGCGGCCCCCAAGGCCGAAGCCGAGGAGGCCGCCAAGCCGGCCGCGCCGGTGGTCGACCCGATGCAATGGTGGGGCGCGCTGAGCCAGCAGTTCACCCAGCTGGCCGCCAATGCCATGAAGGACAGCGCCACCGACGCCGCCAAGAACCTGGCCGGCGCCATCGTCAAGCAGAGCTTCGACGCCGCCGGCGAGACCCTCAAGAAGGCCGCCTCCATGCCCGGTGCGGTGGTCGGCAGCATGGCCGAGACCGTAGGCAAGACGCTGGCCACCAAGCCCGCGGCCAAGAGCAGCGGCGCGCGCGCGGCGCCAGCGCGCAAGCGCAAGACCTGA
- a CDS encoding TraB/GumN family protein translates to MLLNSLRHFLTAGLAVLLVSPAWAQCPPMPQAAATPEQLAAAAPDRGMLWRLTRDGRSAYLFASLHVGRPEWAYPGPRLREALAHSELIALELDLADAETQRLLARGPRHADALRLDAGTQARLQAQARAACLPEQALAALHPLLQLATLSLLAGRWEGLDAAYGQELMMGRWAAEQGRPIAALENADEQLRALVPRRAAPALRALRQGLAQLEDGSLRPVLRRLAAAWERGDLAELADYARWCECVADAADRAELKRLNDDRNPMLAARIAALHARGQTLLAAVGALHMTGPQALPRLLEQQGFVVQALHPAPAGAGQGLPSPR, encoded by the coding sequence ATGCTGCTGAATTCCCTGCGCCACTTCCTCACGGCCGGCCTGGCCGTGCTGCTCGTCTCGCCGGCCTGGGCGCAATGCCCGCCCATGCCGCAGGCCGCTGCCACGCCCGAGCAGCTGGCCGCCGCCGCGCCCGACCGCGGCATGCTGTGGCGCCTCACGCGCGACGGCCGCAGCGCCTATCTGTTTGCCAGCCTGCATGTGGGCAGGCCGGAATGGGCCTATCCCGGGCCGCGGCTGCGCGAGGCGCTGGCGCACAGCGAGCTGATCGCGCTGGAGCTCGATCTCGCTGACGCCGAGACGCAGCGCCTGCTGGCGCGCGGCCCGCGCCATGCCGATGCGCTCAGGCTGGATGCCGGCACCCAGGCGCGCCTGCAGGCGCAGGCGCGCGCCGCCTGCCTGCCCGAGCAGGCGCTGGCCGCCCTGCACCCGCTGCTGCAGCTGGCCACTCTCAGCCTGCTGGCCGGGCGCTGGGAGGGGCTGGACGCCGCCTATGGCCAGGAGCTGATGATGGGCCGCTGGGCCGCCGAGCAGGGCCGCCCCATCGCGGCGCTGGAAAACGCCGATGAGCAGCTGCGCGCCCTGGTGCCGCGCCGTGCCGCGCCGGCGCTGCGCGCGCTGCGCCAGGGCCTGGCGCAACTCGAGGACGGCAGCCTGCGCCCGGTGCTGCGCCGCCTCGCCGCGGCCTGGGAGCGCGGCGACCTGGCCGAGCTCGCCGACTACGCCCGCTGGTGCGAATGCGTGGCCGATGCCGCCGACCGCGCCGAACTCAAGCGCCTCAACGACGATCGCAACCCCATGCTGGCCGCGCGCATCGCCGCCCTGCACGCCCGGGGTCAGACCTTGCTGGCGGCCGTCGGTGCCCTGCACATGACGGGCCCGCAGGCCCTGCCGCGCCTGCTCGAACAGCAGGGATTTGTGGTGCAGGCACTGCATCCCGCGCCCGCTGGCGCCGGCCAAGGACTACCATCGCCGAGATAG
- a CDS encoding VOC family protein, whose product MQSIFHLAFHVRDLDQARAFYGGLLGCREGRSTASWVDFDFFGHQISLHLGEPFAISNTGQVGDHRVPMPHLGVILALPDWQALAARLEAAGQAFVMAPQCRFAGQPGEQWTMFFLDPSGNPIEVKGFKSLDTVFSS is encoded by the coding sequence ATGCAGAGCATCTTTCACCTGGCCTTCCATGTGCGCGACCTCGACCAGGCGCGCGCCTTCTACGGCGGCCTGCTGGGCTGCCGCGAGGGCCGCAGCACCGCCAGCTGGGTCGACTTCGACTTCTTCGGCCACCAGATCTCGCTGCATCTGGGCGAGCCTTTTGCCATCAGCAACACCGGCCAGGTCGGCGACCATCGGGTGCCGATGCCGCATCTGGGCGTGATCCTGGCGCTGCCCGACTGGCAGGCGCTGGCGGCGCGGCTGGAGGCCGCGGGTCAGGCCTTCGTGATGGCGCCGCAATGCCGCTTTGCCGGCCAGCCCGGCGAGCAATGGACCATGTTCTTCCTCGACCCCTCGGGCAACCCGATCGAGGTGAAGGGGTTCAAGTCGCTGGATACCGTGTTTTCGAGCTAG
- a CDS encoding ATP-binding protein — protein sequence MVKRLADTHVLASPGLKEAPVLDRMCSHFVLTLTVKHAGRFNLRRDFNGLLSFTGRHLVWPLRVLTRLREYLAQRCRNNELWNGHEALGDEQFLERHGVWNGPFAEATLFFYLDEYIKDAPKDMLALLATTCEVLDRQLKRESTLVEKNIAALGNLLQLNPAERAILLYGTLARYQRELRGALVEFKVNTAQEAFAAIAAVAGVNEQEVAEALRAGSRLERIGMVENLISEHNITDLADLMKVSDQLPPVLMREYQGPQDLMAVFTRPATLTELQPPDFDFIAEELRLLGSLLRNAVARHQPGVNVLLYGPPGTGKTELAKVAAEAAGLNLYEVEYADRDGNSLSGRDRYRSLQISQVFLKASANVALLFDEVEDVFPPLSSDTTHLIARLDATLDAPSSGSVSGKAWVNQILETNPVPVIWVTNRIEQIDPAFRRRFQYHLELKSPPPGARLGLVQKALGPVQVSAEFAARLAERRGLTPAQIRTAVRFAELAGEAHEAEALIERQLQGADKALGSKPQDHGLRPVVTQYALDLLNCESRYEVPRIVEALAKRGAGNLCFYGPPGTGKTALAEHIAQRLQRPLMVRLASDLASKFVGETEQNMARMFESAGQEGAVLLLDEADSFLRSRRMAERNYEVSEVNEMLAGMERFAGIFICTTNLFEDLDDAALRRFAFKIRFKPLTLEQRLRMFEREALPAAQAAGDEQRERLAALDSLTPGDFAAVRQQIAILGEALAPDDFLCQLEAEHKLKPEVRSRRGIGFKLH from the coding sequence ATGGTCAAGCGTCTGGCGGACACGCATGTACTGGCATCGCCCGGGCTCAAAGAGGCCCCGGTGCTGGATCGCATGTGCTCGCACTTCGTGCTGACGCTCACCGTCAAGCATGCCGGCCGCTTCAACCTGCGCCGCGACTTCAACGGCCTGCTTTCCTTCACCGGCCGCCACCTGGTGTGGCCGCTGCGCGTGCTGACGCGCTTGCGCGAATACCTGGCCCAGCGCTGCCGCAACAACGAACTCTGGAACGGCCACGAGGCGCTCGGCGACGAGCAGTTCCTCGAGCGCCATGGCGTCTGGAACGGCCCCTTCGCCGAGGCCACGCTGTTCTTCTATCTCGACGAGTACATCAAGGACGCGCCCAAGGACATGCTGGCCCTGCTGGCCACCACCTGCGAGGTGCTGGACCGCCAGCTCAAGCGCGAATCCACCCTGGTGGAGAAGAACATCGCCGCGCTGGGCAATCTGCTGCAGCTGAACCCGGCCGAGCGCGCCATCCTGCTCTACGGCACGCTGGCACGCTACCAGCGCGAGCTGCGCGGCGCGCTGGTCGAGTTCAAGGTCAACACCGCGCAGGAGGCGTTTGCGGCGATTGCCGCGGTGGCGGGCGTAAACGAGCAGGAGGTGGCCGAGGCCCTGCGCGCCGGCTCGCGCCTGGAGCGCATCGGCATGGTGGAGAACCTGATCTCCGAGCACAACATCACCGACCTGGCCGACCTGATGAAGGTCAGCGACCAATTGCCGCCGGTGCTGATGCGCGAATACCAGGGGCCGCAGGACCTGATGGCGGTGTTCACCCGCCCCGCCACGCTCACCGAGCTGCAGCCGCCCGATTTCGATTTCATCGCCGAGGAACTGCGCCTGCTGGGCAGCCTGCTGCGCAACGCGGTGGCGCGCCACCAGCCGGGCGTCAATGTGCTGCTCTACGGCCCGCCCGGCACCGGCAAGACCGAACTCGCCAAGGTAGCGGCCGAGGCCGCCGGCCTGAATCTCTATGAGGTCGAATATGCCGATCGCGATGGCAACTCACTGTCCGGCCGCGACCGCTACCGCTCGCTGCAGATCAGCCAGGTGTTCCTGAAGGCAAGCGCCAATGTCGCCCTGCTGTTCGACGAGGTGGAGGATGTGTTCCCGCCGCTGTCCAGCGACACCACCCATCTGATCGCGCGCCTCGATGCCACGCTGGATGCGCCCAGCTCGGGCTCGGTGAGCGGCAAGGCCTGGGTCAACCAGATCCTCGAGACCAACCCGGTGCCGGTGATCTGGGTCACCAATCGCATCGAGCAGATCGACCCGGCGTTCCGGCGCCGCTTCCAGTACCACCTGGAGCTCAAGTCGCCGCCGCCCGGCGCGCGCCTGGGCCTGGTGCAGAAGGCCTTGGGGCCGGTGCAAGTGAGCGCCGAATTCGCCGCCCGCCTGGCCGAGCGCCGCGGCCTCACGCCGGCGCAGATACGCACCGCGGTGCGCTTTGCCGAACTGGCGGGCGAGGCGCATGAGGCCGAGGCCCTGATCGAACGCCAGCTGCAGGGCGCCGACAAGGCCCTGGGCAGCAAGCCGCAGGACCATGGCCTGCGCCCGGTGGTGACGCAGTACGCGCTGGACCTGCTGAACTGCGAGTCTCGCTACGAGGTGCCGCGCATCGTCGAGGCCCTGGCCAAGCGCGGCGCCGGCAACCTCTGTTTCTACGGCCCGCCCGGCACCGGCAAGACCGCCCTGGCCGAGCACATCGCCCAGCGCCTGCAGCGGCCGCTGATGGTGCGCCTGGCCAGCGACCTGGCCAGCAAGTTCGTCGGCGAGACCGAGCAGAACATGGCCCGCATGTTCGAGAGCGCCGGCCAGGAGGGCGCGGTGCTGCTGCTTGACGAGGCCGACAGCTTCCTGCGCAGCCGCCGCATGGCCGAGCGCAATTACGAGGTCAGCGAGGTCAACGAGATGCTGGCCGGCATGGAGCGCTTTGCCGGCATCTTCATCTGCACCACCAATCTGTTCGAGGATCTCGACGACGCGGCACTGCGCCGCTTCGCCTTCAAGATCCGCTTCAAGCCGCTCACGCTGGAACAGCGCCTGCGCATGTTCGAGCGCGAGGCCCTGCCCGCGGCCCAGGCGGCCGGTGACGAGCAGCGCGAACGCCTCGCCGCGCTGGATTCACTCACGCCGGGCGACTTTGCGGCGGTGCGCCAGCAGATCGCGATCCTGGGCGAGGCGCTGGCGCCCGACGACTTCCTCTGCCAGCTGGAGGCCGAGCACAAGCTCAAGCCCGAGGTGCGCTCGCGCCGCGGCATCGGCTTCAAGCTGCACTAG
- a CDS encoding BTH_I0359 family protein produces the protein MHMLYNSPSFIVVQFEVPVEALRTDGAGTEHPPLLRGGYEIVDKFTRKEIFIEGALAQQFQEGVEALIEQDPSEEDLDDFIERYANFGHQPVVMH, from the coding sequence ATGCACATGCTCTACAACTCCCCCAGTTTCATCGTGGTCCAGTTCGAGGTCCCGGTGGAAGCCCTGCGCACCGATGGCGCAGGCACCGAGCACCCGCCGCTGCTGCGCGGCGGCTACGAGATCGTCGACAAGTTCACCCGCAAGGAAATCTTCATCGAGGGCGCGCTGGCCCAGCAGTTCCAGGAAGGTGTGGAAGCGCTGATCGAGCAGGACCCCAGCGAAGAGGATCTCGATGACTTCATCGAGCGCTACGCCAATTTCGGCCATCAACCGGTTGTGATGCATTGA
- a CDS encoding DUF3108 domain-containing protein, which translates to MLREVKKSARRSIAVALLCALALHAGLWRLLQPAPPVWHAGGARMAMQTRTLPAATPATIPTALPAAAPPAAAPPEAVTAPRPAPSTSAKPAPSAAPPAAPSAAAEPLPPPLALPLRGEGRLSYRYTQGQAEGQALLSWQLGEHAYQLRLERELAGRALPAWRSEGRLDAQQGLAPARFAVQRGGRDRQAINFRREQGLISFSASAELQALPEGVQDRLSWWLQLPALLAAQPARLVAGQELVLPVAALRGMAVDWVFHVEGREEDGLWHLSRQALGPYDARLDIWLDPQRRYLPVRVRQSVGEEERWEMRLEGRLDERLAEPAASDDSPNP; encoded by the coding sequence ATGCTCAGGGAAGTCAAGAAGTCCGCCCGGCGCTCGATCGCCGTGGCCCTGCTGTGCGCGCTGGCCCTGCATGCCGGCCTGTGGCGGCTGCTGCAGCCGGCGCCGCCCGTCTGGCATGCCGGCGGCGCGCGCATGGCCATGCAGACACGCACCCTGCCGGCCGCCACACCGGCCACGATACCGACGGCGCTACCGGCTGCGGCGCCACCCGCAGCAGCGCCGCCCGAAGCCGTCACCGCGCCCCGGCCCGCGCCGAGCACCAGCGCCAAGCCCGCACCATCCGCAGCGCCACCCGCAGCACCGTCCGCGGCGGCCGAGCCCTTGCCGCCGCCGCTGGCGCTGCCGCTGCGGGGTGAGGGCCGCCTCAGCTATCGCTACACGCAGGGGCAGGCCGAGGGCCAGGCCTTGCTGAGCTGGCAGCTGGGCGAGCACGCCTACCAGCTGCGGCTGGAGCGCGAGCTGGCGGGCCGGGCCCTGCCGGCCTGGCGCAGCGAGGGCCGGCTGGACGCACAGCAGGGTCTGGCGCCGGCGCGCTTCGCCGTGCAGCGCGGCGGGCGCGACCGCCAGGCCATCAACTTCCGCCGCGAGCAGGGCCTGATCAGCTTCTCGGCCAGCGCCGAGCTGCAGGCCCTGCCCGAGGGCGTGCAGGACCGTCTCTCCTGGTGGTTGCAGCTGCCGGCCCTGCTGGCGGCGCAGCCCGCACGCCTGGTGGCCGGCCAGGAGCTGGTGCTGCCGGTGGCCGCGCTGCGCGGCATGGCGGTGGACTGGGTGTTCCACGTCGAGGGTCGGGAGGAGGACGGGCTCTGGCACCTGAGCCGCCAGGCACTGGGGCCTTACGACGCCAGGCTCGACATCTGGCTGGACCCGCAGCGCCGCTACCTGCCGGTGCGGGTGCGCCAGAGCGTGGGCGAGGAGGAGCGCTGGGAGATGCGACTCGAGGGGCGGCTGGATGAGCGGCTCGCCGAGCCCGCAGCGTCGGACGATAGCCCGAATCCCTGA
- a CDS encoding fumarylacetoacetate hydrolase family protein, translating into MKLATYRDGSRDGQLVVVSRDLAQAHYATGIATRLQQVLDDWNFIAPQLQELSQTLNHGKARHAFSFDPKQCMAPLPRAHAYLLGAAYAREGGAATLGQAASDGLLGPCEAARFASESLGIDFGAGLAVLTGDVAMGSTAEAALESVRLLLLSNDWALRSLPPGHVQPCAAFAPVAVTLDEAGEAWQRGRLHLGLQTMWNGRKVGLCEAGPEMGVHFGELIAQAAKTRKVQAGSIIGSGTVCNQDGSKGYGSIADKRALEALESGEPKTEFMQFGDSLRVEVKGRDGLSLFGAIDQDVASWHEAAAAREEAQP; encoded by the coding sequence ATGAAACTCGCCACCTATCGAGACGGATCGCGCGACGGCCAACTGGTCGTGGTGTCGCGCGATCTCGCCCAGGCGCACTATGCCACCGGCATCGCCACCCGGCTCCAGCAGGTGCTGGACGACTGGAACTTCATCGCCCCGCAGCTGCAGGAACTCTCGCAGACGCTCAACCATGGCAAGGCGCGCCATGCCTTCAGCTTCGACCCCAAGCAGTGCATGGCGCCGCTGCCGCGCGCCCATGCCTATCTGCTGGGGGCGGCCTATGCCCGCGAGGGCGGCGCCGCGACGCTCGGCCAGGCGGCCAGCGATGGGCTGCTGGGCCCCTGCGAGGCGGCGCGCTTTGCCTCCGAGTCGCTGGGCATCGATTTCGGCGCCGGCCTGGCGGTGCTCACCGGCGACGTGGCGATGGGCAGCACGGCCGAGGCCGCGCTGGAGTCGGTGCGCCTGCTGCTGCTCAGCAACGACTGGGCCCTGCGCAGCCTGCCGCCGGGCCATGTGCAGCCCTGCGCCGCCTTCGCGCCGGTGGCGGTGACGCTGGACGAGGCGGGCGAGGCCTGGCAGCGCGGCCGCCTGCACCTGGGCCTGCAGACGATGTGGAACGGCCGCAAGGTCGGGCTGTGCGAGGCCGGGCCGGAGATGGGCGTCCACTTCGGTGAGTTGATCGCCCAGGCGGCCAAGACCCGCAAGGTGCAGGCCGGCAGCATCATCGGCTCGGGCACGGTGTGCAACCAGGACGGCAGCAAGGGCTATGGCAGCATCGCCGACAAGCGTGCCCTTGAGGCCTTGGAGTCGGGTGAACCCAAGACCGAGTTTATGCAGTTCGGCGACAGCCTGCGCGTCGAGGTCAAGGGCCGCGATGGCCTGAGCCTGTTCGGCGCGATCGACCAGGATGTGGCGTCCTGGCACGAGGCGGCCGCGGCGCGCGAGGAGGCTCAGCCATGA
- a CDS encoding nucleoside hydrolase — MTQQIIIDTDPGQDDAVAILLALASPELELLGITTVAGNVPLAFTSRNARIVCELAGRRELKVFAGADKPLARPLVTAEHVHGKTGLDGPVLPAPSMALQPGHAVDFIIETLLSRPAGTVTLCPLGPLTNIALALQREPRIAARIRRIVMMGGGFFEGGNITPTAEFNFYVDPEAAALVFGAGVPITMLPLDCTHRALTTRARVAAIRGIGSHLAEVTAQWLEFAERFDEQKYGTEGGPLHDPCVIAWLLRPALFQGRECNVEIETQSPLTLGMSVVDWWGVTQRRKNALVIKDVDADGFYALIAERLARL; from the coding sequence ATGACGCAGCAAATCATCATCGACACCGACCCGGGCCAGGACGACGCCGTCGCCATCCTGCTCGCGCTGGCCAGCCCCGAGCTCGAGCTGCTGGGCATCACCACCGTGGCCGGCAACGTGCCGCTGGCCTTCACCAGCCGCAATGCCCGCATCGTCTGCGAGCTGGCGGGGCGCCGCGAGCTGAAGGTCTTTGCCGGCGCCGACAAGCCGCTGGCGCGCCCGCTGGTGACGGCCGAGCATGTGCATGGCAAGACCGGGCTGGACGGCCCGGTGCTGCCGGCGCCGAGCATGGCGCTGCAGCCCGGCCATGCGGTGGACTTCATCATCGAGACCCTGCTGAGCCGGCCCGCCGGCACGGTGACGCTGTGCCCGCTGGGCCCGCTCACCAATATAGCCCTGGCCCTGCAGCGCGAGCCGCGCATCGCCGCGCGCATCCGCCGCATCGTCATGATGGGCGGCGGCTTCTTCGAGGGCGGCAACATCACGCCCACGGCCGAGTTCAATTTCTATGTGGACCCCGAGGCCGCGGCCCTGGTGTTCGGCGCCGGCGTGCCCATCACCATGCTGCCGCTGGACTGCACGCACCGCGCCCTCACCACGCGCGCGCGGGTGGCTGCGATCCGCGGCATCGGCAGCCATCTGGCCGAGGTCACGGCGCAGTGGCTGGAGTTTGCCGAGCGCTTCGACGAGCAGAAATACGGCACCGAGGGCGGCCCGCTGCACGACCCCTGCGTGATCGCCTGGCTGCTGCGGCCGGCGCTGTTCCAGGGGCGCGAATGCAATGTCGAGATCGAGACGCAGAGCCCGCTGACCCTGGGCATGAGCGTGGTCGATTGGTGGGGCGTGACGCAGCGGCGCAAGAATGCGCTGGTGATCAAGGATGTGGACGCCGATGGTTTCTATGCGCTGATCGCCGAGCGGTTGGCGCGCCTCTGA
- a CDS encoding DUF4197 domain-containing protein — protein sequence MQRRTLLLAAGLLPLGSARALGESDAASGVRAALERGAVAAIGTLGRTDGFLGNPAVRIELPGYLKDAAKLLKATGQGRKLDELVTAMNRAAEAAMPEARQLLVGAVKSMSVEDAVRIVRGGEDSVTQFFAGKTRAPLTQKFLPIVTRATEKQGLADKYNAVAGKAAGFGLLRQEDANIQQYVTARALDGLYFMIGEEEKKIRQDPVGTGSAILKKVFGGL from the coding sequence ATGCAAAGACGAACGCTGCTGCTGGCCGCCGGCCTGCTGCCCCTGGGCAGCGCCCGGGCCTTGGGTGAGAGCGATGCCGCCAGCGGCGTGCGCGCGGCGCTGGAGCGCGGCGCGGTGGCGGCGATCGGCACGCTGGGGCGCACCGACGGCTTTCTCGGCAATCCGGCGGTGCGCATCGAGCTGCCCGGCTATCTGAAAGACGCCGCCAAGCTGCTCAAGGCCACCGGCCAGGGCAGGAAACTGGACGAGCTGGTGACGGCCATGAACCGCGCCGCGGAAGCGGCCATGCCCGAGGCACGCCAGCTGCTGGTGGGGGCGGTCAAGTCCATGAGCGTGGAAGACGCCGTCAGGATCGTGCGCGGCGGCGAGGACTCGGTGACGCAGTTCTTCGCCGGCAAGACGCGCGCGCCGCTGACGCAGAAGTTCCTGCCCATCGTCACCCGCGCCACCGAGAAGCAGGGGCTGGCCGACAAGTACAACGCGGTGGCCGGCAAGGCCGCGGGCTTCGGCCTGCTGCGCCAGGAAGACGCCAACATCCAGCAATACGTGACCGCGCGCGCGCTGGACGGCCTCTACTTCATGATCGGCGAAGAGGAAAAGAAGATCCGCCAGGACCCGGTGGGCACCGGCAGCGCCATCCTCAAGAAGGTGTTCGGCGGCCTATGA